In Desulfovibrio gilichinskyi, a genomic segment contains:
- a CDS encoding dissimilatory sulfite reductase D family protein: MAIELESAKQVILDFLASKTGDKSKFYFNDFTKLFPDEKGRDVKKVLTALVKDEKIVYWSSGSTTMYGLSGAGKQGGAEGE; this comes from the coding sequence ATGGCGATCGAGCTAGAATCTGCAAAACAAGTTATTCTGGACTTCCTTGCTTCGAAGACAGGTGACAAGAGCAAATTTTACTTTAATGACTTTACTAAACTTTTCCCTGATGAAAAAGGTCGCGACGTTAAAAAAGTCCTGACTGCTCTCGTTAAAGACGAAAAGATTGTGTACTGGTCAAGTGGTAGTACTACCATGTACGGTCTCAGCGGCGCTGGCAAACAGGGCGGAGCTGAGGGCGAATAG
- a CDS encoding S1C family serine protease, which translates to MRLKFSGLLIFIIIITISGCKTAGTGTGGDAKYSMFFTPADHITQLVQQNELIKAENVWKQNKEFFENNPATQPQLEALASSIKSMFQPKLAASKARIDSIRWPAPAEQWPAIKSSLADAGKMIATVSSDSILPAFNQSPAELSQLKSATAEKTKLITDGAAATFHNYPLLTGKNFFESYPVSLKNAEFLDSQAEFFTETILTAKGTGVPHLMKTYASDLSETFKNHLAEQYYRNALRKISGKGVPSLPAIIKALQATKNTGFEISEIPDCKIAFVRVTSKSMLNQHGIEFGLGIDVDMPIKAEQAEAHGMFDSQTAKDADIVILINETVSKINRETTGYRAEKSQLITGYREVYNNDYDKAQMLYQTAQTINNNLQFRINQCRNGGLVGGLVLLSMQSEIDINNKRFTTAQANATNTPRMLNKPVYEKYKYKVVSVNDAKLASVQYYIIDRRNKSYYENHFDITQKRTFKVAYGVQDEDPEATSILSKFKTEKDLENYEKQPVSVLLSDILNHYASQSSKVKKYKDISQIQKSILNDRNTALAEFYSNKYSSDTSNDPRFDSVVVVLNPQGSLGSGFYVTDDIVLTNFHVVEGSNFAEMKLHNNMETFGKVMVYDMNRDLALIKMQTRGKPVTFYTGQSLPAGVTLDAIGHPEGYPYTITRGVFSAYRDLKGMGPAPSGHKVRYIQTDAPINHGNSGGPLFYKDKLVGVNTWGLSKQATEGLNFSIHYAEVIDFLKQNGIMYRK; encoded by the coding sequence GTGAGACTTAAGTTTTCGGGATTACTGATATTTATTATAATAATAACGATATCTGGCTGTAAAACAGCCGGAACAGGCACGGGCGGAGACGCTAAATATTCAATGTTTTTCACGCCTGCTGACCATATCACTCAGCTGGTTCAGCAAAATGAACTGATTAAGGCTGAAAACGTCTGGAAACAGAATAAAGAATTTTTTGAGAACAACCCAGCAACACAGCCGCAGTTAGAAGCTCTTGCCTCATCCATAAAGAGCATGTTTCAACCGAAACTGGCCGCTTCAAAAGCTCGCATAGATTCGATTAGATGGCCGGCTCCTGCTGAACAATGGCCGGCAATCAAAAGCAGTCTCGCAGATGCCGGAAAAATGATTGCAACTGTTTCTTCTGACTCCATACTGCCTGCGTTTAATCAGAGCCCGGCAGAGCTGTCCCAGCTTAAATCTGCTACGGCTGAAAAAACAAAACTAATCACTGACGGCGCAGCAGCAACATTTCATAATTATCCACTTCTGACCGGGAAAAACTTTTTTGAATCATACCCGGTAAGCCTAAAGAATGCAGAGTTTCTGGATTCACAGGCAGAGTTCTTTACTGAGACCATTCTGACAGCAAAAGGAACAGGCGTTCCTCATTTGATGAAAACATACGCTTCTGATCTTTCAGAAACATTCAAAAATCATCTAGCTGAACAATATTATAGAAATGCACTCCGCAAAATCTCCGGAAAAGGCGTCCCGTCATTACCTGCTATAATCAAAGCTCTTCAGGCCACAAAAAATACAGGGTTCGAGATTTCTGAAATACCGGACTGTAAAATCGCCTTCGTCCGAGTTACCAGCAAGAGCATGCTTAATCAGCACGGCATTGAATTCGGACTTGGTATTGATGTAGACATGCCTATTAAAGCTGAACAGGCTGAAGCTCATGGGATGTTTGACTCACAGACAGCAAAAGATGCTGATATCGTAATCCTGATTAATGAAACCGTTTCCAAAATTAATCGCGAAACAACAGGTTATAGAGCTGAAAAAAGTCAACTCATAACCGGATACCGCGAAGTTTACAATAATGACTACGATAAAGCACAAATGCTTTATCAGACAGCTCAAACCATTAACAATAATCTACAATTCAGAATCAACCAGTGCAGAAACGGCGGCCTTGTAGGCGGCTTAGTACTATTATCAATGCAATCTGAAATTGATATTAACAACAAGCGTTTCACTACAGCACAGGCTAATGCAACCAATACTCCGCGCATGCTCAACAAGCCTGTCTACGAAAAATACAAATATAAAGTTGTATCAGTAAACGACGCGAAACTGGCATCAGTGCAGTATTACATAATCGACCGTCGCAATAAGTCCTACTATGAAAATCATTTTGATATTACACAAAAGCGCACTTTTAAAGTCGCCTACGGTGTTCAGGACGAAGATCCGGAAGCTACATCTATATTATCCAAGTTCAAAACCGAAAAAGACCTTGAAAATTATGAAAAACAGCCTGTAAGTGTACTTTTATCCGACATTTTAAACCATTATGCTTCTCAAAGCAGCAAGGTAAAAAAATACAAGGATATTTCTCAAATTCAAAAATCTATCCTCAATGACCGTAACACGGCTCTAGCTGAATTCTATTCCAACAAATACAGTTCCGACACTTCAAATGATCCGCGCTTTGATTCTGTTGTAGTAGTTTTGAATCCGCAAGGCTCTCTTGGAAGCGGCTTCTATGTCACCGATGACATTGTGCTTACAAACTTTCATGTGGTTGAAGGAAGCAACTTTGCAGAGATGAAACTCCATAATAATATGGAAACATTCGGTAAAGTTATGGTTTATGATATGAACCGCGACCTTGCTTTGATAAAAATGCAGACACGTGGAAAACCTGTCACCTTCTACACCGGACAATCTCTTCCTGCCGGAGTTACGCTTGATGCAATAGGTCATCCGGAAGGATACCCTTATACCATTACTCGCGGAGTTTTCAGTGCCTACAGAGATCTTAAAGGCATGGGACCGGCTCCGTCAGGACACAAAGTCCGCTACATCCAAACGGATGCCCCTATCAATCATGGTAACTCAGGCGGCCCGCTTTTCTACAAAGACAAGCTGGTCGGCGTAAACACATGGGGACTTTCCAAACAGGCAACTGAAGGACTCAACTTCTCAATCCACTATGCCGAAGTCATAGACTTTCTCAAACAGAACGGCATTATGTATCGCAAATAG
- the traT gene encoding complement resistance protein TraT — protein MTNRTRIFTALLAIVGLTIILSGCQSRQRMGMIREKGTGLMYGSYMSGNLFMDPSQFSNPTIKLSIRNTSGDPAVDLKALRNDIEQAYKDKGYKITKGKNYGIHIDINMRYSGQISSNMAIEYGLMGAAAGGYAGSKSPSSVDGAILGTAGGATIGAILGSYSTEDTYIMVADVAIGLVDTLSKRKKYMINFGDTQIKKEDEDTGFTAYRASERSQVAVYAGGDNTPQSEIVNGVTVRFKRILEDAI, from the coding sequence ATGACAAATAGAACAAGAATATTCACAGCTCTTCTGGCAATAGTCGGTTTAACCATTATTCTATCCGGCTGTCAGTCCAGACAGCGCATGGGAATGATCAGAGAAAAAGGTACCGGGCTGATGTATGGCTCCTACATGAGCGGCAACCTGTTCATGGACCCGTCACAATTTTCAAATCCCACAATCAAGCTGTCTATCCGCAACACCTCCGGTGATCCTGCGGTCGACCTCAAAGCTCTGCGCAACGACATAGAGCAGGCATACAAAGATAAAGGATATAAAATTACTAAAGGGAAGAATTACGGTATCCATATCGATATCAATATGCGCTACTCCGGTCAGATTTCATCTAATATGGCTATCGAATACGGCTTGATGGGTGCTGCCGCCGGAGGGTATGCCGGAAGCAAAAGCCCGAGCTCTGTTGATGGAGCCATTCTCGGAACAGCCGGAGGCGCGACAATTGGAGCAATTCTAGGAAGTTATTCTACAGAAGACACCTATATTATGGTCGCTGATGTTGCTATCGGGTTGGTTGACACTCTCTCTAAGAGAAAAAAATACATGATCAACTTTGGCGATACCCAGATTAAAAAAGAAGATGAAGATACCGGATTCACAGCATATCGCGCCAGCGAGCGATCACAGGTCGCAGTATATGCAGGCGGTGACAACACTCCGCAGTCTGAAATAGTGAACGGTGTTACCGTAAGATTCAAAAGAATACTCGAAGACGCAATATAA
- the dsrB gene encoding dissimilatory-type sulfite reductase subunit beta, with protein sequence MAFVSSGYNPDKPMEGRISDIGPRDFNEFLPPVLKNNYGQWKYHDILEPGILLHVAESGDEVYTVRCGTARLMSITLIREMCDIADAHCDGYLRFTTRNNVEFMVDSKDKCDGLVKDLRSRKFDGGSFKFPIGGTGAGVSNIVHTQGWVHCHTPATDASGTVKVIMDELFEEFTGHNMPAPVRIAVACCLNMCGACHCSDIAVVGIHRKPPLIDHEYLDNLCEIPLAVSACPTGAVRPSKVEIDGKSFKTVAIKEERCMYCGNCYTMCPSLPLSDKEGDGIALMVGGKVSNRISMPKFSKVVVAFIPNEPPRWPTLTKTIRKIVDVYKAEANKYERLGDWAERIGWERFFEKTGIEFTPHLIDDFRDPAYYTWRQSTQFKF encoded by the coding sequence ATGGCGTTCGTATCTTCTGGCTATAATCCAGATAAACCGATGGAAGGCAGAATCTCGGATATTGGACCTCGTGACTTTAATGAGTTCCTTCCTCCGGTTCTTAAAAATAACTATGGACAGTGGAAATACCACGATATCCTTGAGCCAGGTATTCTGCTTCACGTAGCAGAATCCGGCGATGAAGTTTACACAGTTCGCTGCGGTACTGCTCGTCTTATGAGTATTACTCTTATCCGCGAAATGTGCGACATCGCTGACGCTCATTGTGACGGTTACCTGCGCTTCACAACACGTAACAACGTTGAGTTCATGGTTGATTCCAAGGACAAATGTGACGGCCTGGTAAAAGATCTCAGATCCCGCAAGTTTGACGGCGGCAGCTTCAAGTTCCCAATCGGTGGAACAGGCGCTGGTGTTTCAAACATCGTTCACACTCAGGGTTGGGTACATTGTCACACACCTGCAACTGATGCTTCCGGTACTGTTAAAGTTATCATGGATGAGCTCTTCGAAGAGTTCACCGGTCATAACATGCCAGCTCCTGTTCGTATCGCTGTTGCTTGTTGTCTTAACATGTGTGGTGCTTGTCATTGCTCCGATATCGCTGTTGTCGGTATCCATCGTAAGCCACCACTCATTGACCATGAATACCTCGACAACCTTTGCGAAATTCCTTTAGCAGTTTCAGCTTGTCCTACCGGTGCTGTTCGTCCTTCCAAGGTCGAAATCGACGGTAAGTCTTTCAAGACTGTTGCTATTAAAGAAGAGCGCTGCATGTACTGTGGTAACTGCTACACTATGTGTCCTTCACTGCCTCTTTCCGATAAGGAAGGCGACGGTATCGCTCTGATGGTTGGTGGTAAGGTTTCTAACCGTATCAGCATGCCTAAGTTCTCCAAAGTTGTTGTTGCATTTATTCCTAACGAACCACCTCGTTGGCCTACACTGACTAAAACTATCCGCAAAATTGTGGATGTTTACAAAGCAGAAGCTAACAAGTACGAACGTCTGGGTGATTGGGCAGAGCGTATTGGTTGGGAACGTTTCTTCGAAAAGACAGGTATTGAGTTTACTCCGCATCTTATCGATGATTTCCGTGATCCAGCTTATTACACTTGGCGTCAGTCCACTCAGTTCAAGTTCTAA
- a CDS encoding FecR domain-containing protein: MSPTQNTDLNSIGVVLSADGEVFLQSDSGMRPVESGAPVYVGDKLITGSGSAAEIRFVDDTLLSQGADSSISLDDYVYDNTDDSSSDLLFKMSQGTFRMVTGKIAEQNPERFKVGSPLATIGIRGTITVHEIGPDGEKHGVEEIHSGKALLIQSIDGQMRQISSPRALVDIAASGLMSTVRVMTVQEFEHFQSIAPSAIQAEQEIQQQHDQEQQDQQDQQDQQDQQNDGEPQGEGDVNTDGEPGQGVVGGEAGGPIVTGEGVFGTSMEGVMSGLFAGEEGFGQLVDGFMLGIAQEALNAIAQGDSEKALELLDKLENIPDDQDILALLENGKTADIPEEAEGHTHTSDGGITWILGTSGNDDLHGTPNTDYIDGLAGNDTIDGKGGDDYILGGTGNDTIKGEDGDDTIAGGDGNDIISGGAGDDTIYGDDSTFVHGQEVQASGNDTIDGGEGANTMYGGFGTDFVSFASSTHSVTACLDEGTATHGDDIDHFYNFEGIIGSDQDDSLYGNGQDNTFIGGLGNDTIDGGVNSNNTASYASATSGVVVSLVSGATNSGGAGNDTLTNIQNLIGSDHVDILTGDNTSNILTGGVGADTMSGGLGNDIFHYSATGQGGDTITDFDMDSQDVFKFEISGGFSSEALYERVASYDGNAGGSSGAHFIFAEDTGKLWYDADGSGAGGGEMIADIGTDVNLNGIGTDILLV; the protein is encoded by the coding sequence ATGTCGCCTACACAAAATACTGATCTAAATTCGATAGGTGTTGTCCTTTCTGCTGATGGCGAGGTTTTCTTACAGTCTGATTCCGGTATGAGGCCGGTTGAATCCGGTGCTCCGGTTTATGTCGGTGATAAACTAATAACCGGATCAGGAAGTGCTGCGGAAATCAGGTTTGTTGACGATACTCTTCTTTCTCAAGGGGCGGATTCATCAATCTCCCTTGACGACTATGTTTACGATAATACGGATGACTCTTCGTCCGACCTTCTTTTTAAAATGAGTCAGGGCACCTTCCGTATGGTGACCGGAAAAATTGCTGAGCAGAATCCCGAAAGATTCAAGGTCGGTTCTCCTCTTGCGACCATCGGTATACGAGGCACTATTACTGTTCACGAAATCGGACCTGATGGTGAAAAACACGGAGTTGAGGAAATTCACAGCGGCAAGGCTTTGCTGATTCAGAGCATTGACGGGCAGATGCGTCAAATTTCGTCACCTCGGGCGTTAGTTGATATTGCCGCGTCCGGTCTAATGAGTACTGTCCGTGTAATGACAGTGCAGGAATTTGAGCATTTTCAGTCTATTGCCCCGTCAGCGATTCAGGCAGAGCAGGAAATTCAGCAACAGCATGATCAGGAACAACAGGACCAACAGGATCAGCAGGACCAGCAAGATCAGCAAAATGACGGAGAACCTCAAGGTGAAGGTGACGTGAATACTGATGGTGAACCCGGGCAGGGTGTAGTAGGCGGAGAAGCCGGTGGACCTATAGTCACAGGAGAAGGCGTTTTCGGCACAAGTATGGAAGGCGTCATGAGTGGGCTATTTGCTGGCGAAGAAGGTTTTGGGCAACTTGTTGACGGATTTATGCTCGGAATTGCTCAGGAAGCGCTTAACGCTATTGCACAGGGAGATTCAGAAAAGGCGCTCGAACTACTTGATAAATTAGAAAACATTCCTGATGACCAAGATATTTTGGCCTTACTGGAAAACGGCAAGACTGCAGATATTCCGGAAGAAGCTGAAGGACATACTCACACATCCGATGGTGGGATTACCTGGATTTTAGGAACTTCAGGAAATGATGATCTTCATGGTACCCCTAATACCGATTATATAGATGGCCTTGCCGGAAATGATACAATTGATGGTAAGGGCGGAGATGATTATATTCTCGGAGGAACAGGTAACGATACGATAAAGGGTGAAGACGGTGATGACACGATTGCCGGCGGCGATGGCAACGATATTATAAGCGGCGGAGCTGGCGACGACACCATTTATGGTGATGATAGTACTTTTGTTCACGGTCAAGAAGTTCAAGCTTCAGGGAATGATACCATTGACGGCGGTGAAGGCGCTAATACCATGTATGGTGGATTCGGCACTGACTTTGTTTCATTCGCGAGTTCTACTCATTCTGTTACGGCATGTTTAGACGAAGGTACTGCTACGCATGGAGATGATATTGATCATTTTTATAATTTTGAAGGGATCATCGGTTCTGATCAGGATGATTCACTTTATGGGAATGGTCAGGATAATACGTTTATCGGTGGATTAGGTAACGATACAATTGATGGCGGGGTAAACAGCAATAATACCGCTTCGTATGCTAGCGCAACAAGTGGCGTTGTCGTATCGCTCGTGTCAGGAGCAACTAACAGTGGTGGAGCCGGGAACGATACACTTACGAATATTCAGAATTTAATCGGTTCTGATCATGTTGATATTTTAACTGGCGATAACACTTCTAACATACTGACAGGTGGCGTAGGCGCGGACACTATGAGTGGAGGACTCGGTAACGATATCTTTCACTATTCTGCAACAGGTCAGGGTGGTGACACAATAACTGACTTTGATATGGACTCACAGGATGTTTTTAAATTTGAAATTTCCGGAGGGTTCAGCAGCGAAGCCCTATATGAACGTGTTGCCAGCTATGATGGCAACGCCGGTGGCAGTTCTGGAGCACATTTTATTTTCGCTGAAGATACAGGTAAACTTTGGTATGATGCTGATGGCAGTGGAGCTGGGGGTGGAGAAATGATTGCTGATATTGGTACTGATGTGAATTTGAATGGCATTGGTACAGATATTCTTCTTGTATAA
- a CDS encoding cobyrinate a,c-diamide synthase — protein sequence MNFPRLVLAGLSGGTGKTIVTLGLCRAFKNLGKKIKPFKKGPDYIDARWLGLASGNFATNLDPFLMPVDKLKALFLEKGVGFDISIVEGNRGLFDGKDVQGSCSTAELARLINAPVILAIDCTKMTRTVAAIVAGCKAFEEGFNLAGVILNRTAGERHRNILQKSIETYTDVPVLGMLPKLSENPIPERHMGLVSNTEYGPQDESLDILGKMAQDCIDLDKVFEIASNSGVIPGNHDPLWSGIELVTDKQPVIGVVRDEALWFYYEENFEALAKAGAKIVEVSLVSTDKWPELDGLYLGGGFPETLAAELSSNIFIRDHVRALADSGLPIYAECGGFMYLGEDVEYEGKKFPMSGVLPISTCLCAKPQGLGYTSGKIIQENSFFPVGTEIVGHEFHYSLCISRTGGNPVYGLKLDRGKGMADGYDGMIKSNVYAGYNHIHALGAPCWAGNFVKAALKFKEGNIQDI from the coding sequence ATGAATTTTCCTCGACTCGTTCTCGCCGGACTTAGCGGCGGCACTGGTAAGACCATTGTCACTCTCGGGCTTTGCAGAGCTTTTAAAAATCTCGGCAAAAAAATTAAACCCTTTAAAAAGGGACCGGATTATATTGATGCAAGATGGCTGGGCTTAGCTTCCGGAAATTTTGCGACAAATCTTGATCCTTTTTTAATGCCTGTTGATAAATTAAAAGCCTTGTTTCTTGAGAAAGGGGTCGGGTTTGATATATCGATAGTTGAAGGGAACAGAGGGCTTTTTGATGGCAAGGACGTGCAGGGTTCGTGTTCAACCGCTGAACTTGCCAGATTAATCAATGCACCTGTCATTTTGGCAATAGATTGTACTAAAATGACCCGCACCGTTGCCGCGATAGTTGCCGGGTGCAAAGCTTTTGAAGAAGGTTTTAATCTCGCCGGAGTTATTTTAAACCGTACAGCCGGAGAACGGCATCGCAATATCCTCCAAAAATCTATTGAGACTTATACAGATGTTCCTGTGCTCGGGATGCTGCCGAAATTAAGTGAAAATCCGATTCCAGAGCGTCATATGGGACTGGTTTCTAATACTGAATACGGTCCGCAGGACGAATCATTAGATATTCTCGGAAAGATGGCTCAGGATTGCATCGACCTTGATAAAGTTTTTGAGATCGCTTCAAATTCAGGTGTTATCCCTGGAAACCATGATCCGCTCTGGTCCGGAATAGAGCTTGTAACTGATAAGCAGCCTGTAATTGGGGTTGTTCGGGACGAAGCTTTATGGTTTTACTACGAAGAAAATTTTGAAGCTTTAGCAAAGGCCGGAGCTAAGATCGTAGAAGTCTCTCTTGTTTCAACTGATAAGTGGCCTGAACTTGATGGTCTTTATCTTGGAGGAGGCTTTCCGGAAACTTTAGCTGCTGAACTTTCTTCGAATATTTTTATACGTGATCACGTCCGGGCACTCGCAGATTCAGGACTTCCTATCTATGCGGAATGCGGCGGGTTTATGTACCTAGGCGAAGACGTAGAGTATGAAGGGAAGAAGTTCCCTATGTCAGGCGTTTTGCCGATATCGACATGTCTGTGCGCTAAACCTCAAGGGCTCGGGTATACTTCAGGTAAAATTATTCAGGAAAATTCTTTTTTCCCTGTCGGAACAGAAATTGTCGGTCACGAATTTCATTATTCATTGTGCATCAGCCGGACAGGCGGGAATCCTGTTTACGGGCTTAAACTTGATCGCGGTAAAGGTATGGCTGACGGCTATGACGGCATGATTAAGAGTAATGTTTACGCCGGTTACAACCATATCCATGCCCTTGGAGCTCCCTGCTGGGCAGGAAATTTTGTAAAGGCTGCTCTGAAATTTAAAGAAGGAAATATTCAGGACATATAG
- the lgt gene encoding prolipoprotein diacylglyceryl transferase, with amino-acid sequence MIVLPEFDTTAFHIGPLKANWYGLMYMIGFSLAWLLGRYRASKPTNNWTPIQVDDLITWLVVGLVLGARIGYCLIYEPAYFLAHPSDIIAVWKGGMSFHGGAIGVAVVAWRFAKSTGRTTLDVGDFMTPLAPLGLLCGRMGNFINGELWGRVTDMPWGMVFPSQRAGNLPRHPSQLYEGGLEGLLLFLILWIWSSKPRPRGTTTGLFLIGYGTFRAFVEFFRQPDPQLGFIAFGWLTMGQLLCVPMILLGVLLFVWGIKKGPIPPAAKA; translated from the coding sequence ATGATTGTTTTACCGGAATTTGACACTACAGCTTTTCATATAGGACCGCTTAAGGCTAACTGGTACGGCCTTATGTATATGATAGGTTTCTCACTTGCGTGGCTGCTCGGACGCTATCGTGCTTCGAAACCCACCAATAATTGGACTCCTATACAGGTTGATGACCTTATCACTTGGTTGGTTGTAGGGTTGGTGCTGGGCGCGCGAATCGGTTATTGCCTCATATATGAACCGGCTTACTTTTTAGCCCATCCTTCCGATATTATAGCTGTGTGGAAAGGCGGGATGTCTTTTCACGGCGGAGCCATAGGGGTAGCTGTTGTAGCGTGGAGATTTGCAAAATCAACCGGCAGAACAACTCTTGATGTAGGTGACTTCATGACTCCGCTTGCGCCGTTAGGGCTCTTGTGCGGAAGGATGGGAAATTTTATTAACGGTGAACTTTGGGGAAGAGTTACGGATATGCCTTGGGGAATGGTTTTTCCAAGTCAGCGAGCCGGGAATTTACCACGTCATCCATCGCAGCTTTACGAAGGTGGCCTTGAAGGGTTGCTTCTATTTTTAATTTTGTGGATCTGGTCATCAAAACCGCGCCCTAGAGGAACTACAACAGGCTTATTCTTAATAGGGTATGGAACATTCAGGGCGTTTGTTGAATTTTTCAGACAACCGGACCCACAGCTTGGCTTTATTGCTTTTGGATGGCTGACTATGGGGCAATTGTTATGCGTTCCTATGATTTTGCTCGGAGTGTTGCTGTTTGTCTGGGGAATTAAGAAAGGCCCTATACCTCCAGCTGCGAAGGCTTAA
- a CDS encoding sodium-dependent transporter, producing the protein MTDKQQNAGRSGRDAFTSSLGMLAATLGSAVGLGNIWKFPSMTGSNGGASFLFVYLACTVVVGLPIMISEIMLGRKVKANAITTLRKLSPKGQPWGIVGVSGVVAAFLILCFYTEVAGWVFAYIFKGLSGSVLTTDPKVASAAFASLISDPMQAIGWQWFVIVFVSIIITFGISKGIEKVTMRLMPILFLLLLVICARSLTLPGAEKGLEFLFTPDFSKITGSVILMAMGLAFFKLSIGMGTMMTYGSYFRDSQNIPLTAGRVVLADLVISLLAGIAIFPAVFAYGFDVSAGPSLLFITIPAVFASMPMGQFFAVLFFVLAAVASTGAMLSLFEVPVAYLCEARQMSRKAATMTTALLVMLLGAPAALSSSMTKDVKIFGLTFFDLFDFLSSNLCMPAGGLLICIFTGWVFGKDKFKAELTNHGLIKNEAIIDSLFFLIKYVSPLLVAVVMLNMLKVF; encoded by the coding sequence ATGACAGACAAACAACAAAATGCAGGACGTTCAGGAAGAGACGCTTTCACATCAAGTCTTGGAATGCTCGCCGCTACTTTAGGCTCAGCTGTCGGACTTGGAAACATCTGGAAATTCCCATCCATGACCGGATCAAACGGCGGAGCAAGTTTTCTTTTTGTATATCTGGCCTGTACAGTTGTTGTCGGGCTGCCGATAATGATCTCTGAAATTATGCTTGGACGTAAAGTCAAAGCTAACGCCATTACAACGTTGCGCAAGCTCTCCCCTAAGGGACAGCCGTGGGGCATCGTCGGTGTTTCCGGCGTAGTTGCAGCTTTTTTGATCCTCTGCTTTTACACAGAAGTAGCTGGGTGGGTTTTCGCTTACATATTCAAAGGGCTATCCGGATCTGTCCTGACAACTGACCCTAAAGTCGCCTCCGCGGCATTTGCATCGCTTATATCTGATCCTATGCAGGCTATCGGCTGGCAATGGTTTGTAATAGTTTTTGTATCAATAATAATTACTTTCGGCATTTCAAAAGGTATCGAAAAAGTTACCATGAGATTGATGCCGATTCTATTTTTACTTCTGCTAGTTATTTGCGCAAGAAGCTTGACTTTACCAGGCGCGGAAAAAGGACTTGAGTTTCTTTTTACGCCTGATTTCTCCAAAATAACAGGATCTGTAATTCTTATGGCAATGGGCCTTGCGTTCTTCAAGCTTTCCATAGGAATGGGAACCATGATGACTTACGGTTCATACTTTCGAGACTCACAGAACATACCGCTAACAGCCGGACGGGTTGTACTGGCTGACCTTGTGATATCACTGCTTGCCGGTATTGCTATATTCCCGGCTGTATTTGCATACGGTTTTGATGTATCTGCAGGTCCGTCTCTGCTTTTCATCACAATCCCGGCGGTATTCGCGTCCATGCCAATGGGTCAGTTTTTTGCGGTTCTTTTCTTTGTATTGGCCGCTGTAGCCTCAACAGGCGCAATGCTCTCTCTATTTGAAGTGCCGGTTGCCTACCTTTGTGAAGCCCGTCAAATGTCCCGTAAGGCGGCCACCATGACGACAGCTTTGCTGGTCATGCTTCTCGGCGCACCTGCGGCACTTTCAAGCAGCATGACAAAAGATGTAAAAATATTCGGATTGACCTTCTTTGACCTCTTTGACTTCCTTTCCTCCAACCTCTGCATGCCTGCAGGCGGTTTGCTCATCTGTATTTTCACAGGCTGGGTATTTGGAAAAGACAAGTTTAAGGCAGAACTCACCAATCACGGACTTATTAAGAATGAGGCTATAATTGATTCATTGTTCTTCCTCATTAAATATGTAAGCCCGCTGCTTGTCGCGGTCGTCATGCTGAATATGCTTAAAGTTTTTTAA